The proteins below come from a single Poecilia reticulata strain Guanapo linkage group LG5, Guppy_female_1.0+MT, whole genome shotgun sequence genomic window:
- the gli1 gene encoding zinc finger protein GLI1 isoform X2, translating to MPVDMQPHQGLYYYETSPSQPSRGIVPSDQSPYSDVSPLRVPHLDGGPQDCHTMYNPMTPSMAHGSGSGPVQGNSSHCLDQYMRPPQVPPPHGMMGHRGMPPTEGSNSAPYCNQNNMMSSHPNFCQLQPSSEQIGSGDGSRFSTPRSMLKLSKKRALSISPLSDASLDLQTVIRTSPNSLVAFVNSRCNPNGASSYGHLSVSAMSPSLNYSGNISCHSRQQGSIYGGNGGTPLGVHTPGPCQASRLPPHNPRLLVPPKHGHLKTEPGLVGVMDGMNVKNLEERSEGDVASPSSTGTQQDHLMGLLDGRDDLDKEDGKPEPETIYETNCRWENCNKEFDTQDQLVHHINNEHIHGEKKEFVCHWQECSREQRPFKAQYMLVVHMRRHTGEKPHKCTFEGCNKAYSRLENLKTHLRSHTGEKPYVCEHEGCNKAFSNASDRAKHQNRTHSNEKPYVCKIPGCTKRYTDPSSLRKHVKTVHGPEAHITKKHRGDTGPRPLGSALTPGGQTSELLLEKEETCREDCKLLAPETTMKSQPSPGAQSSCSSERSPLGSTNNNDSGVEMNLNAAGSLDDLTALEDGVAGGGGGGGGEPGTMGMSAQALKRLENLKIDKLKQIRRPTPPGRCASNKLPAISGSGDNMGLCAPSPLNRRVMELSNHELGAGNIANSTNDRRGSGTSSLSSAYTVSRRSSMASPYLSSRRSSDVSQIGGTAGGGCHLLSPEQAGGDPLSPETYRRGAPCPGGGGLPGLPNLTPAQHYSLKAKYAAATGGPPPTPLPNMEQPGTPVRRGGPLSEYQGQPLPPFLQQGGPRRHSANTEYGTGVIYPHQAPGNNTRRASDPVRSVADPQALPKRFNSLNNVAMMGRRNALQLRGSDTGLSRHMYSPRPPSITENVMMEAMGMEPHLNTVDPRDRSMMMTPVERNFMSFQQQNPTMGGGGPLSNQLSPSHDSLGCPDPAYMQRHYQGHGGEVISRASGNPLGQARPTQPDGMSNTLLQQAEYGMSTCQLSPSGPHYPGIGQGSDSGGPWNDNHNQIQTSSHAIQNQQSVRFSDSSLQPQQTQAHFNNQTALYNNXDGTHKPFIKPEQQFHPGMGGGDACQSAKLQQQRILLQQTQTFPQQSGQVMMRNSGHPSCDFQGQNPSSYPSGGGLSLGCAGSALSEGQRSETPMMQVKEMMVRNYVQSQQALMWEQQQEQEQQSGIKPPSLSDNMGLNAQAAMMQHSPEHQNQNLYPNQMYPSYPERNLVMSPAAHSRGPTAVAPKDQHLTGLQGTCYNQEMVVPRPPQGRKPLSRQNSLPQVGGGYLGGSPHLSPVHSTSSPRRGVRLPPVQHPQHPQNEMFSPSNNNNNNMYYTGQINMNMEKHRDPQNGPCLNQPTNMGPPNLDPAGDTKSSPMAPYPESSPISNALENLDLENARIDFTSIIDEADSSSFSPVNNPLQGLPGSSSQASSRLTTPQTSVSLAPGTGLSNMAVGDMTSMLTSLAGENKYLNTLS from the exons ATGCCAGTGGACATGCAGCCACATCAGGGGCTGTATTACTATGAGACCTCACCCAGCCAGCCCTCCAGAGG CATTGTACCATCGGACCAGTCTCCCTACAGCGATGTGTCGCCCCTCAGAGTTCCGCACCTCGACGGCGGTCCCCAGGACTGCCACACTATGTACAATCCCATGACTCCCAGCATGGCTCATGGATCTGGATCAGGTCCGGTTCAGGGAAACAGCAGCCACTGCTTGGATCAATACATGAGGCCTCCTCAGGTCCCTCCACCACACGGTATGATGGGCCACAGGGGCATGCCTCCCACAGAGG GTAGCAATAGCGCCCCCTACTGCAACCAGAATAACATGATGTCGTCGCATCCCAACTTCTGTCAGCTTCAGCCCAGCTCTGAGCAGATCGGCTCTGGTGACG GCTCAAGGTTCTCCACACCTCGCTCTATGTTGAAGCTGAGTAAAAAGAGAGCCCTGTCCATCTCACCTCTGTCTGATGCCAGTTTAGACCTGCAGACCGTCATTCGGACCTCGCCCAACTCGCTCGTGGCCTTCGTTAACTCTCGCTGTAACCCCAACGGAGCCAGCTCCTATGGTCATCTGTCTGTGAGCGCCATGAG TCCATCTCTGAATTATTCCGGCAACATTAGCTGCCACTCCAGACAGCAAGGCTCCATATACGGAGGAAATGGTGGCACACCTCTGGGTGTTCACACACCAGGTCCCTGCCAAGCTTCCCGTTTACCGCCCCACAATCCCCGACTCCTCGTTCCACCTAAGCATGGACAT CTGAAAACAGAGCCAGGTCTGGTAGGCGTGATGGACGGCATGAATGTAAAGAACCTGGAGGAAAGGTCAGAGGGAGATGTAGCCAGTCCTTCCTCCACCGGCACTCAG CAGGATCATCTGATGGGCTTGCTGGATGGCAGAGACGACTTGGACAAGGAGGACGGGAAGCCGGAGCCGGAGACCATCTATGAAACCAACTGTCGCTGGGAGAACTGCAACAAGGAGTTTGACACACAAGACCAACTTGTTCAT CACATAAACAACGAGCACATCCACGGAGAGAAGAAGGAGTTTGTCTGTCATTGGCAGGAGTGTTCTCGAGAGCAGAGGCCTTTTAAAGCTCAGTACATGCTCGTGGTTCACATGCGCAGACACACTGGAGAGAAGCCACACAAGTGCACT TTTGAAGGCTGTAATAAAGCCTACTCTCGCTTGGAGAATTTGAAGACCCACTTGCGCTCTCACACTGGGGAGAAACCATACGTATGCGAACATGAGGGGTGCAATAAAGCCTTCTCCAACGCTTCAGACCGGGCCAAGCACCAGAATCGAACTCATTCCAATGAG AAACCATATGTTTGTAAGATCCCTGGTTGCACTAAGCGATACACAGATCCAAGCTCTTTGCGTAAGCATGTGAAGACAGTACATGGCCCCGAAGCCCATATCACCAAGAAGCATCGTGGAGACACAGGCCCACGACCCCTTGGCTCAGCGCTGACCCCTGGAGGCCAAACATCGGAGCTGCTCCTCGAAAAGGAGGAGACATGCAGGGAAGACTGCAAATTGTTGGCGCCTGAGACTACCATG AAGTCCCAGCCAAGTCCTGGTGCTCAGTCGTCTTGCAGCAGCGAGCGTTCTCCACTGGGGAGCACCAATAACAATGACAGTGGTGTGGAAATGAACCTAAATGCAGCAGGAAGCTTGGATGACCTCACAGCTTTAGAGGATGGAGTTGCAGGTGGAGGAGGCGGCGGAGGAGGGGAGCCAGGAACAATGGGAATGTCTGCTCAGGCTCTGAAAAGGCTGGAGAACCTGAAGATTGACAAGCTAAAGCAAATTCGAAGGCCGACTCCTCCTGGCCGCTGCGCCAGTAACAAACTTCCTGCCATTTCTG gTTCAGGGGACAACATGGGGTTGTGTGCACCTTCTCCACTTAATCGACGTGTAATGGAGCTGTCCAACCACGAGCTGGGAGCTGGAAATATAGCAAACTCTACTAATGACAGGAGAGGAAGTGGCACAAGCAGCCTAAGCTCAGCATACACAGTGAGCCGTCGCTCCTCTATGGCTTCCCCTTACCTATCCAGTAGACGCTCCAGTGATGTCTCACAAATAGGAGGGACAGCAGGGGGCGGATGTCACCTTCTGAGTCCAGAACAAGCTGGGGGAGACCCTCTTTCACCTGAAACCTATCGTAGAGGAGCTCCATGTCCCGGAGGTGGAGGGTTACCAGGTCTCCCCAACTTAACACCTGCTCAGCACTACAGTCTGAAGGCCAAATATGCTGCAGCCACTGGCGGACCTCCACCCACTCCTTTACCTAACATGGAGCAGCCCGGTACACCAGTAAGAAGGGGGGGTCCTTTGAGTGAGTACCAAGGGCAGCCTTTACCTCCTTTCCTTCAGCAAGGAGGTCCTCGGCGGCACAGTGCCAACACAGAATACGGTACTGGAGTTATCTACCCTCACCAGGCTCCAGGTAACAACACCAGGCGGGCCAGTGATCCGGTACGATCAGTAGCAGACCCACAAGCTCTACCCAAACGCTTCAACAGCCTCAATAATGTGGCCATGATGGGCCGCAGAAATGCACTGCAACTTCGTGGCTCTGACACAGGTCTTTCCCGCCACATGTACTCCCCACGTCCACCGAGCatcacagaaaatgtaatgatgGAAGCTATGGGTATGGAGCCCCATCTCAACACTGTTGATCCCAGGGATCGTTCCATGATGATGACCCCTGTAGAGAGAAACTTTATGAGTTTCCAGCAACAGAATCCAACAATGGGAGGTGGAGGTCCACTTTCAAACCAGCTGTCCCCGAGCCATGACTCTCTGGGCTGCCCGGATCCCGCTTACATGCAGCGGCATTACCAGGGACACGGAGGAGAAGTCATATCCAGAGCTAGTGGGAATCCATTAGGTCAAGCAAGACCTACACAGCCAGATGGGATGTCAAATACACTTCTCCAACAGGCCGAGTATGGCATGAGCACCTGCCAGCTGAGTCCGTCCGGTCCGCATTACCCAGGCATAGGTCAAGGCAGTGACAGTGGGGGTCCTTGGAATGACAACCACAACCAAATCCAAACTTCAAGCCATGCAATTCAGAACCAGCAATCGGTGCGGTTCTCAGATTCCAGTCTGCAGCCTCAACAAACACAAGCTCACTTTAACAATCAGACAGCCCTCTACAACAATCYTGATGGCACTCACAAACCTTTCATCAAGCCCGAGCAACAGTTTCACCCTGGTATGGGTGGTGGAGATGCCTGTCAGAGTGCGAAGCTCCAACAGCAACGAATCCTCCTGCAGCAAACACAGACTTTCCCCCAACAGAGTGGTCAAGTGATGATGAGAAACTCTGGCCACCCAAGCTGTGATTTTCAAGGGCAGAACCCAAGTTCGTATCCTAGTGGAGGTGGCTTAAGTTTGGGCTGTGCCGGTTCTGCGCTGTCAGAAGGCCAAAGGTCAGAAACCCCAATGATGCAGGTGAAGGAAATGATGGTGAGGAATTATGTGCAGTCTCAGCAAGCACTCATGTGGGAGCAGCAACAAGAGCAAGAGCAGCAGAGTGGAATAAAGCCACCTTCTCTTTCTGACAACATGGGTTTGAATGCTCAAGCAGCAATGATGCAACACAGCCCAGAGCACCAGAATCAGAACCTATATCCCAACCAGATGTATCCCTCTTACCCAGAACGTAACCTGGTCATGAGTCCTGCTGCCCACAGCCGAGGGCCCACCGCAGTTGCACCTAAAGATCAGCACCTGACAGGTCTCCAGGGCACATGCTACAATCAGGAAATGGTTGTGCCTAGGCCACCTCAGGGACGCAAGCCTCTCAGCCGCCAGAACAGTTTGCCACAGGTAGGAGGGGGTTACCTTGGCGGCTCCCCCCACCTGAGCCCTGTGCACTCCACTTCCAGCCCCAGACGAGGGGTGCGCCTTCCACCTGTCCAGCATCCACAGCACcctcaaaatgaaatgttttctccctccaacaacaacaacaacaacatgtaCTACACAGGTCAGATTAATATGAATATGGAAAAACACAGGGACCCCCAGAATGGACCTTGCCTTAACCAGCCGACCAATATGGGACCGCCAAACTTGGACCCAGCAGGTGACACCAAATCTTCCCCTATGGCTCCCTATCCGGAATCTAGTCCCATCTCGAATGCCTTAGAAAACCTGGACTTGGAGAATGCTCGCATTGACTTTACTTCCATCATCGATGAAGCTGATTCTTCCTCATTTAGTCCAGTCAACAATCCTCTCCAAGGTCTTCCAGGATCATCCTCCCAGGCTTCTTCCCGCCTCACCACCCCACAAACGTCCGTCAGCCTGGCTCCGGGCACTGGCCTGTCCAACATGGCTGTGGGTGACATGACATCCATGCTTACCTCACTGGCTGGGGAAAATAAGTACCTGAACACTCTGTCTTAG
- the gli1 gene encoding zinc finger protein GLI1 isoform X1, which yields MPVDMQPHQGLYYYETSPSQPSRGIVPSDQSPYSDVSPLRVPHLDGGPQDCHTMYNPMTPSMAHGSGSGPVQGNSSHCLDQYMRPPQVPPPHGMMGHRGMPPTEGSNSAPYCNQNNMMSSHPNFCQLQPSSEQIGSGDGSRFSTPRSMLKLSKKRALSISPLSDASLDLQTVIRTSPNSLVAFVNSRCNPNGASSYGHLSVSAMSPSLNYSGNISCHSRQQGSIYGGNGGTPLGVHTPGPCQASRLPPHNPRLLVPPKHGHQLKTEPGLVGVMDGMNVKNLEERSEGDVASPSSTGTQQDHLMGLLDGRDDLDKEDGKPEPETIYETNCRWENCNKEFDTQDQLVHHINNEHIHGEKKEFVCHWQECSREQRPFKAQYMLVVHMRRHTGEKPHKCTFEGCNKAYSRLENLKTHLRSHTGEKPYVCEHEGCNKAFSNASDRAKHQNRTHSNEKPYVCKIPGCTKRYTDPSSLRKHVKTVHGPEAHITKKHRGDTGPRPLGSALTPGGQTSELLLEKEETCREDCKLLAPETTMKSQPSPGAQSSCSSERSPLGSTNNNDSGVEMNLNAAGSLDDLTALEDGVAGGGGGGGGEPGTMGMSAQALKRLENLKIDKLKQIRRPTPPGRCASNKLPAISGSGDNMGLCAPSPLNRRVMELSNHELGAGNIANSTNDRRGSGTSSLSSAYTVSRRSSMASPYLSSRRSSDVSQIGGTAGGGCHLLSPEQAGGDPLSPETYRRGAPCPGGGGLPGLPNLTPAQHYSLKAKYAAATGGPPPTPLPNMEQPGTPVRRGGPLSEYQGQPLPPFLQQGGPRRHSANTEYGTGVIYPHQAPGNNTRRASDPVRSVADPQALPKRFNSLNNVAMMGRRNALQLRGSDTGLSRHMYSPRPPSITENVMMEAMGMEPHLNTVDPRDRSMMMTPVERNFMSFQQQNPTMGGGGPLSNQLSPSHDSLGCPDPAYMQRHYQGHGGEVISRASGNPLGQARPTQPDGMSNTLLQQAEYGMSTCQLSPSGPHYPGIGQGSDSGGPWNDNHNQIQTSSHAIQNQQSVRFSDSSLQPQQTQAHFNNQTALYNNXDGTHKPFIKPEQQFHPGMGGGDACQSAKLQQQRILLQQTQTFPQQSGQVMMRNSGHPSCDFQGQNPSSYPSGGGLSLGCAGSALSEGQRSETPMMQVKEMMVRNYVQSQQALMWEQQQEQEQQSGIKPPSLSDNMGLNAQAAMMQHSPEHQNQNLYPNQMYPSYPERNLVMSPAAHSRGPTAVAPKDQHLTGLQGTCYNQEMVVPRPPQGRKPLSRQNSLPQVGGGYLGGSPHLSPVHSTSSPRRGVRLPPVQHPQHPQNEMFSPSNNNNNNMYYTGQINMNMEKHRDPQNGPCLNQPTNMGPPNLDPAGDTKSSPMAPYPESSPISNALENLDLENARIDFTSIIDEADSSSFSPVNNPLQGLPGSSSQASSRLTTPQTSVSLAPGTGLSNMAVGDMTSMLTSLAGENKYLNTLS from the exons ATGCCAGTGGACATGCAGCCACATCAGGGGCTGTATTACTATGAGACCTCACCCAGCCAGCCCTCCAGAGG CATTGTACCATCGGACCAGTCTCCCTACAGCGATGTGTCGCCCCTCAGAGTTCCGCACCTCGACGGCGGTCCCCAGGACTGCCACACTATGTACAATCCCATGACTCCCAGCATGGCTCATGGATCTGGATCAGGTCCGGTTCAGGGAAACAGCAGCCACTGCTTGGATCAATACATGAGGCCTCCTCAGGTCCCTCCACCACACGGTATGATGGGCCACAGGGGCATGCCTCCCACAGAGG GTAGCAATAGCGCCCCCTACTGCAACCAGAATAACATGATGTCGTCGCATCCCAACTTCTGTCAGCTTCAGCCCAGCTCTGAGCAGATCGGCTCTGGTGACG GCTCAAGGTTCTCCACACCTCGCTCTATGTTGAAGCTGAGTAAAAAGAGAGCCCTGTCCATCTCACCTCTGTCTGATGCCAGTTTAGACCTGCAGACCGTCATTCGGACCTCGCCCAACTCGCTCGTGGCCTTCGTTAACTCTCGCTGTAACCCCAACGGAGCCAGCTCCTATGGTCATCTGTCTGTGAGCGCCATGAG TCCATCTCTGAATTATTCCGGCAACATTAGCTGCCACTCCAGACAGCAAGGCTCCATATACGGAGGAAATGGTGGCACACCTCTGGGTGTTCACACACCAGGTCCCTGCCAAGCTTCCCGTTTACCGCCCCACAATCCCCGACTCCTCGTTCCACCTAAGCATGGACAT CAGCTGAAAACAGAGCCAGGTCTGGTAGGCGTGATGGACGGCATGAATGTAAAGAACCTGGAGGAAAGGTCAGAGGGAGATGTAGCCAGTCCTTCCTCCACCGGCACTCAG CAGGATCATCTGATGGGCTTGCTGGATGGCAGAGACGACTTGGACAAGGAGGACGGGAAGCCGGAGCCGGAGACCATCTATGAAACCAACTGTCGCTGGGAGAACTGCAACAAGGAGTTTGACACACAAGACCAACTTGTTCAT CACATAAACAACGAGCACATCCACGGAGAGAAGAAGGAGTTTGTCTGTCATTGGCAGGAGTGTTCTCGAGAGCAGAGGCCTTTTAAAGCTCAGTACATGCTCGTGGTTCACATGCGCAGACACACTGGAGAGAAGCCACACAAGTGCACT TTTGAAGGCTGTAATAAAGCCTACTCTCGCTTGGAGAATTTGAAGACCCACTTGCGCTCTCACACTGGGGAGAAACCATACGTATGCGAACATGAGGGGTGCAATAAAGCCTTCTCCAACGCTTCAGACCGGGCCAAGCACCAGAATCGAACTCATTCCAATGAG AAACCATATGTTTGTAAGATCCCTGGTTGCACTAAGCGATACACAGATCCAAGCTCTTTGCGTAAGCATGTGAAGACAGTACATGGCCCCGAAGCCCATATCACCAAGAAGCATCGTGGAGACACAGGCCCACGACCCCTTGGCTCAGCGCTGACCCCTGGAGGCCAAACATCGGAGCTGCTCCTCGAAAAGGAGGAGACATGCAGGGAAGACTGCAAATTGTTGGCGCCTGAGACTACCATG AAGTCCCAGCCAAGTCCTGGTGCTCAGTCGTCTTGCAGCAGCGAGCGTTCTCCACTGGGGAGCACCAATAACAATGACAGTGGTGTGGAAATGAACCTAAATGCAGCAGGAAGCTTGGATGACCTCACAGCTTTAGAGGATGGAGTTGCAGGTGGAGGAGGCGGCGGAGGAGGGGAGCCAGGAACAATGGGAATGTCTGCTCAGGCTCTGAAAAGGCTGGAGAACCTGAAGATTGACAAGCTAAAGCAAATTCGAAGGCCGACTCCTCCTGGCCGCTGCGCCAGTAACAAACTTCCTGCCATTTCTG gTTCAGGGGACAACATGGGGTTGTGTGCACCTTCTCCACTTAATCGACGTGTAATGGAGCTGTCCAACCACGAGCTGGGAGCTGGAAATATAGCAAACTCTACTAATGACAGGAGAGGAAGTGGCACAAGCAGCCTAAGCTCAGCATACACAGTGAGCCGTCGCTCCTCTATGGCTTCCCCTTACCTATCCAGTAGACGCTCCAGTGATGTCTCACAAATAGGAGGGACAGCAGGGGGCGGATGTCACCTTCTGAGTCCAGAACAAGCTGGGGGAGACCCTCTTTCACCTGAAACCTATCGTAGAGGAGCTCCATGTCCCGGAGGTGGAGGGTTACCAGGTCTCCCCAACTTAACACCTGCTCAGCACTACAGTCTGAAGGCCAAATATGCTGCAGCCACTGGCGGACCTCCACCCACTCCTTTACCTAACATGGAGCAGCCCGGTACACCAGTAAGAAGGGGGGGTCCTTTGAGTGAGTACCAAGGGCAGCCTTTACCTCCTTTCCTTCAGCAAGGAGGTCCTCGGCGGCACAGTGCCAACACAGAATACGGTACTGGAGTTATCTACCCTCACCAGGCTCCAGGTAACAACACCAGGCGGGCCAGTGATCCGGTACGATCAGTAGCAGACCCACAAGCTCTACCCAAACGCTTCAACAGCCTCAATAATGTGGCCATGATGGGCCGCAGAAATGCACTGCAACTTCGTGGCTCTGACACAGGTCTTTCCCGCCACATGTACTCCCCACGTCCACCGAGCatcacagaaaatgtaatgatgGAAGCTATGGGTATGGAGCCCCATCTCAACACTGTTGATCCCAGGGATCGTTCCATGATGATGACCCCTGTAGAGAGAAACTTTATGAGTTTCCAGCAACAGAATCCAACAATGGGAGGTGGAGGTCCACTTTCAAACCAGCTGTCCCCGAGCCATGACTCTCTGGGCTGCCCGGATCCCGCTTACATGCAGCGGCATTACCAGGGACACGGAGGAGAAGTCATATCCAGAGCTAGTGGGAATCCATTAGGTCAAGCAAGACCTACACAGCCAGATGGGATGTCAAATACACTTCTCCAACAGGCCGAGTATGGCATGAGCACCTGCCAGCTGAGTCCGTCCGGTCCGCATTACCCAGGCATAGGTCAAGGCAGTGACAGTGGGGGTCCTTGGAATGACAACCACAACCAAATCCAAACTTCAAGCCATGCAATTCAGAACCAGCAATCGGTGCGGTTCTCAGATTCCAGTCTGCAGCCTCAACAAACACAAGCTCACTTTAACAATCAGACAGCCCTCTACAACAATCYTGATGGCACTCACAAACCTTTCATCAAGCCCGAGCAACAGTTTCACCCTGGTATGGGTGGTGGAGATGCCTGTCAGAGTGCGAAGCTCCAACAGCAACGAATCCTCCTGCAGCAAACACAGACTTTCCCCCAACAGAGTGGTCAAGTGATGATGAGAAACTCTGGCCACCCAAGCTGTGATTTTCAAGGGCAGAACCCAAGTTCGTATCCTAGTGGAGGTGGCTTAAGTTTGGGCTGTGCCGGTTCTGCGCTGTCAGAAGGCCAAAGGTCAGAAACCCCAATGATGCAGGTGAAGGAAATGATGGTGAGGAATTATGTGCAGTCTCAGCAAGCACTCATGTGGGAGCAGCAACAAGAGCAAGAGCAGCAGAGTGGAATAAAGCCACCTTCTCTTTCTGACAACATGGGTTTGAATGCTCAAGCAGCAATGATGCAACACAGCCCAGAGCACCAGAATCAGAACCTATATCCCAACCAGATGTATCCCTCTTACCCAGAACGTAACCTGGTCATGAGTCCTGCTGCCCACAGCCGAGGGCCCACCGCAGTTGCACCTAAAGATCAGCACCTGACAGGTCTCCAGGGCACATGCTACAATCAGGAAATGGTTGTGCCTAGGCCACCTCAGGGACGCAAGCCTCTCAGCCGCCAGAACAGTTTGCCACAGGTAGGAGGGGGTTACCTTGGCGGCTCCCCCCACCTGAGCCCTGTGCACTCCACTTCCAGCCCCAGACGAGGGGTGCGCCTTCCACCTGTCCAGCATCCACAGCACcctcaaaatgaaatgttttctccctccaacaacaacaacaacaacatgtaCTACACAGGTCAGATTAATATGAATATGGAAAAACACAGGGACCCCCAGAATGGACCTTGCCTTAACCAGCCGACCAATATGGGACCGCCAAACTTGGACCCAGCAGGTGACACCAAATCTTCCCCTATGGCTCCCTATCCGGAATCTAGTCCCATCTCGAATGCCTTAGAAAACCTGGACTTGGAGAATGCTCGCATTGACTTTACTTCCATCATCGATGAAGCTGATTCTTCCTCATTTAGTCCAGTCAACAATCCTCTCCAAGGTCTTCCAGGATCATCCTCCCAGGCTTCTTCCCGCCTCACCACCCCACAAACGTCCGTCAGCCTGGCTCCGGGCACTGGCCTGTCCAACATGGCTGTGGGTGACATGACATCCATGCTTACCTCACTGGCTGGGGAAAATAAGTACCTGAACACTCTGTCTTAG